In the Gemmatimonadota bacterium genome, one interval contains:
- a CDS encoding cell division protein ZapA, protein MSDKKHLVKVVIVGEEYTIRSDASPEHTRAVAQYVDQSIKRVLNTSLVVENHKAAILAALQITDELFRARSSASSMDEAMDSLSNEIRRWLPPAKRGESGDHAAI, encoded by the coding sequence ATGAGCGACAAGAAGCACCTCGTGAAGGTCGTGATCGTGGGCGAGGAGTACACGATCCGCTCGGACGCCTCGCCCGAGCACACGCGCGCGGTCGCGCAGTACGTCGACCAATCGATCAAGCGCGTCCTCAACACCTCGCTGGTGGTCGAGAACCACAAGGCGGCGATCCTGGCCGCGCTGCAGATCACCGACGAGCTCTTTCGCGCCCGCTCGTCCGCCTCGTCGATGGACGAGGCGATGGACTCACTCTCCAACGAGATCCGTCGCTGGCTCCCGCCCGCGAAGCGCGGAGAGTCGGGCGACCACGCCGCGATCTAG
- the rny gene encoding ribonuclease Y has translation MNSTILVAALGALCVVASAAFFVFGRRSGQSAERDTQRAAKSTAEELTKRIIGDAEREAESTRKSAVLAGKEELIKLREAWEVEARHRREEVEREERRVDDRETQLEKKVDLLDQRERDLGRRASDLGRKEKSIAERESELDKLIADERRRLETLAGMSATEAKTELIARLEREAEADAANRLREIRESAKKNAEREAKKIVALAVQRIASEHTSEISVSSVALPNDEMKGRIIGREGRNIRAFELATGVDVVIDDTPDTVVVSCFDPIRREIARLSLEKLVTDGRIHPGRIEEVVAKSRKEVETQIVELGEQAAYETGTHGLHPEIIKLIGRMKWRTSYGQNILDHSKEVAHLAGIMAAELGLDVAMAKRGALLHDIGKVLTHEHEGTHVQLGVEVATKYGEHPLVINAIAAHHDDVPHESEISVLVQAADAISGSRPGARREAFETYVKRLEGLEKIASSYKGVDKVFAIQAGRELRVLVTPEGVDDPRMAALADEIARRIEAELQYPGQIKVVIIRETRAVDVAR, from the coding sequence ATGAATTCGACGATTCTCGTCGCTGCGCTTGGCGCGCTCTGCGTTGTCGCCTCCGCAGCGTTTTTTGTTTTCGGCCGACGATCCGGCCAGAGCGCCGAGCGCGACACACAGCGCGCCGCGAAGAGCACCGCCGAGGAACTGACCAAGCGCATCATCGGCGACGCCGAGCGTGAAGCCGAGTCGACGCGGAAGAGCGCGGTCCTCGCCGGTAAGGAAGAGCTGATCAAGCTGCGCGAGGCGTGGGAAGTCGAAGCGCGCCATCGTCGCGAGGAAGTGGAGCGCGAGGAGCGTCGCGTCGACGATCGGGAGACGCAGCTCGAGAAGAAGGTCGACCTGCTCGATCAGCGCGAACGCGACCTCGGGCGGCGCGCCAGCGACCTCGGGCGGAAGGAGAAGTCGATCGCCGAGCGCGAGTCGGAGTTGGACAAGCTCATCGCCGATGAGCGCCGGCGACTCGAAACGCTGGCGGGAATGTCGGCGACCGAAGCCAAGACCGAGTTGATCGCGCGTCTCGAGCGCGAGGCCGAAGCCGACGCGGCCAACCGGCTGCGCGAGATTCGCGAGTCGGCCAAGAAGAACGCCGAGCGCGAGGCCAAGAAGATCGTCGCGCTCGCCGTGCAGCGCATTGCGTCGGAGCACACGAGCGAGATCTCGGTGTCGTCGGTGGCGCTTCCGAACGACGAGATGAAGGGGCGCATCATCGGACGTGAAGGGCGGAACATCCGCGCCTTCGAGCTGGCGACCGGGGTCGACGTGGTCATCGACGACACGCCGGATACGGTCGTGGTCTCCTGTTTCGATCCCATTCGCCGCGAGATTGCCCGCCTATCGCTCGAGAAGCTGGTGACCGACGGGCGCATCCATCCGGGGCGCATCGAAGAGGTCGTCGCCAAGTCGCGCAAGGAAGTCGAGACGCAGATCGTCGAACTCGGCGAGCAGGCGGCGTACGAGACGGGGACGCACGGGCTGCACCCGGAGATCATCAAGCTCATCGGGCGCATGAAGTGGCGCACGAGCTACGGACAGAACATCCTCGACCATTCCAAGGAAGTCGCGCACCTGGCCGGGATCATGGCCGCCGAGTTGGGGTTGGACGTCGCGATGGCCAAGCGTGGCGCGCTCCTGCACGACATCGGCAAGGTCCTCACGCACGAGCACGAGGGGACGCACGTGCAGCTCGGGGTGGAGGTCGCGACCAAGTACGGCGAGCACCCGCTCGTGATCAACGCGATCGCGGCGCACCACGACGACGTGCCGCACGAGAGCGAGATTTCGGTGCTCGTGCAGGCGGCGGATGCGATCTCCGGGTCGCGCCCTGGTGCGCGCCGAGAGGCGTTCGAGACCTACGTGAAACGACTCGAAGGGCTCGAGAAGATCGCCTCCAGCTACAAGGGCGTGGACAAGGTCTTCGCCATTCAGGCGGGACGCGAGTTGCGCGTGCTGGTCACGCCGGAAGGGGTCGACGACCCGCGCATGGCGGCGCTGGCCGACGAGATCGCGCGTCGCATCGAGGCCGAGCTGCAGTACCCGGGACAGATCAAGGTGGTCATCATCCGCGAGACGAGGGCGGTCGATGTCGCTCGTTAG
- a CDS encoding bifunctional 5,10-methylenetetrahydrofolate dehydrogenase/5,10-methenyltetrahydrofolate cyclohydrolase: MSVGEKIDGTAVAKSVREDVAREVAELKARGITPGLTVVIVGEDPASQTYVAAKEKASVEAGMKGETIRLPADTPQPELEALIDRLNADATVHGILVQSPLPRHMDANTVVRRILPEKDVDGFHPVNVGKLLIGETDGFAPCTPAGVQELLVRYGVETKGKEVVIVGRSNIVGKPMAALLMQQGAGADCTVTVCHSRTKDLRFHTRRADIVIAALGKPEMITGDMIRPGAVVIDVGISRVDDATRARGYRLAGDVHFESASKVASLITPVPGGVGPMTIAMLLKNTVRAARQAGT; encoded by the coding sequence ATGTCGGTCGGGGAGAAGATCGACGGGACGGCGGTCGCCAAGTCCGTACGCGAGGACGTGGCACGCGAGGTCGCGGAGCTCAAGGCGCGGGGGATCACGCCGGGGCTGACGGTGGTGATCGTCGGTGAGGATCCGGCGAGCCAGACGTACGTCGCGGCCAAGGAGAAGGCGAGCGTCGAGGCTGGGATGAAAGGCGAGACGATTCGTCTCCCCGCCGACACGCCGCAGCCCGAGCTCGAAGCGCTCATCGACCGCCTCAACGCCGATGCCACGGTGCACGGGATTCTCGTCCAGAGTCCGCTCCCCCGGCACATGGACGCCAACACCGTCGTGCGACGCATCCTCCCCGAGAAGGACGTGGATGGCTTTCACCCGGTGAACGTGGGCAAGCTGCTCATCGGCGAGACGGACGGTTTCGCGCCGTGCACACCGGCTGGGGTGCAGGAGTTGCTCGTGCGCTACGGCGTGGAGACCAAGGGGAAGGAGGTCGTCATCGTCGGGCGCAGCAACATCGTCGGCAAGCCGATGGCCGCGCTGCTCATGCAGCAGGGGGCCGGTGCCGACTGCACGGTGACGGTCTGCCACTCGCGCACGAAGGATCTCCGCTTCCACACGCGCCGCGCCGACATCGTGATCGCGGCGTTAGGCAAGCCGGAGATGATCACTGGCGACATGATTCGTCCGGGCGCGGTGGTGATCGACGTGGGGATCTCGCGCGTCGACGATGCGACGCGTGCGCGGGGCTATCGCCTGGCCGGTGACGTGCACTTCGAGAGCGCGTCGAAGGTGGCGTCGCTCATCACGCCGGTCCCGGGTGGCGTCGGGCCCATGACCATCGCCATGCTGCTCAAGAACACGGTACGGGCGGCGCGACAGGCCGGCACGTGA
- the xseA gene encoding exodeoxyribonuclease VII large subunit, with the protein MTPARRSRGASTPPREAPDLFAFGDDGGMMMAPERLPEPELQAAPGESPAAAISVATLTRTVKDVLEGAFPPLWVRGEVSDFKQHRNGHWYFSLRDEEASLRCVVWSRDTRRIPAPPDEGMTVVALGQVSLYAARGDLQFTVKTMDAVGDGLWRKAFELTRARLERDGLLDPARKRALPFFPRRIAVITSADGAALHDIIAVTRRRNRLVELVLIPAAVQGEGAPASLCAALDRLASWGGADLAIIGRGGGSREDLWAFNDEQLARKVASCPIPIISAVGHEVDISICDLVADWRAPTPSVAAEHAVPVLADLQRTVASLGRQLQSGAADAIRGGRRRLEQAARQGSQGARRLVERRRLQLGRLSGQLHALSPLATMARGYVVATSPAGRVVTSVAAIAPGDPLHLRLRDGAAETRVETVRRIEDPTDGQG; encoded by the coding sequence GTGACACCGGCGCGTCGCTCGCGAGGCGCGTCGACGCCACCGCGCGAGGCGCCCGACCTGTTTGCCTTCGGCGACGACGGCGGGATGATGATGGCTCCCGAGCGACTGCCGGAGCCCGAACTGCAAGCGGCGCCTGGCGAGAGTCCGGCGGCTGCCATCTCGGTCGCGACGCTCACGCGCACGGTGAAGGACGTCCTGGAAGGGGCGTTCCCGCCGCTCTGGGTGCGCGGCGAGGTGAGCGACTTCAAGCAGCATCGCAACGGGCACTGGTATTTCTCGCTTCGCGACGAGGAGGCCTCGTTGCGCTGCGTGGTCTGGTCGCGCGACACGCGGCGCATCCCGGCGCCACCGGACGAGGGGATGACCGTCGTCGCGCTGGGGCAGGTCTCGCTGTATGCCGCACGCGGGGACCTGCAGTTCACCGTGAAGACGATGGACGCGGTGGGGGACGGCCTCTGGCGCAAGGCGTTCGAGCTCACGCGCGCGCGGCTGGAGCGCGACGGGCTGCTCGATCCGGCGCGCAAGCGCGCGCTCCCGTTCTTCCCGCGGCGCATCGCCGTGATCACCAGCGCCGACGGCGCCGCGTTGCACGACATCATCGCGGTGACGCGGCGGCGCAATCGCCTGGTGGAGCTCGTGCTGATCCCGGCGGCGGTGCAGGGCGAGGGGGCGCCCGCCTCGTTATGCGCGGCGCTCGATCGCCTGGCGTCGTGGGGCGGGGCCGACCTGGCGATCATCGGGCGCGGCGGCGGCTCGCGCGAGGATCTGTGGGCGTTCAACGACGAGCAGCTGGCGCGCAAGGTCGCCTCCTGCCCGATCCCCATCATTTCGGCGGTGGGGCATGAGGTCGACATCTCGATCTGCGACCTGGTGGCCGACTGGCGGGCCCCCACCCCGTCGGTCGCGGCCGAGCACGCCGTCCCGGTCCTGGCCGACCTGCAACGCACGGTGGCGTCCCTCGGCCGACAGCTGCAAAGTGGTGCCGCCGATGCGATCCGCGGCGGACGACGGCGACTGGAGCAGGCGGCGCGGCAGGGGAGCCAGGGGGCCCGTCGCCTGGTGGAACGCCGCCGGCTGCAACTGGGGCGCCTGAGCGGACAGCTGCACGCGCTCTCACCGCTGGCGACCATGGCGCGCGGGTACGTGGTGGCGACGTCGCCCGCGGGGCGCGTGGTGACCTCCGTGGCGGCGATCGCGCCGGGCGATCCCCTTCACCTGCGGTTGCGCGATGGGGCGGCCGAGACACGCGTGGAGACGGTGCGACGAATCGAGGACCCGACCGATGGGCAGGGATGA
- the xseB gene encoding exodeoxyribonuclease VII small subunit: MMATFEQALERLEAIVDEMNGAEIPLERALALFEEGISHLRAASEELGRAEAAVKVLTEKADGVLAATDLGG; the protein is encoded by the coding sequence ATGATGGCAACGTTTGAACAGGCGCTCGAGCGACTCGAGGCGATCGTCGACGAGATGAACGGGGCGGAGATTCCGCTCGAACGCGCGCTCGCGCTGTTCGAGGAGGGGATCTCCCACCTGCGCGCCGCGAGCGAGGAACTGGGGCGCGCCGAGGCGGCGGTGAAGGTGCTCACCGAGAAGGCCGACGGCGTGCTGGCGGCGACCGACCTCGGTGGCTGA
- a CDS encoding polyprenyl synthetase family protein produces the protein MMQAIAAQRSAIDAALVRLCDETTGAFTPRVAEAVRYSLLGEGKRLRGFLVIHGYQACGGGGDVTALAAAVEVVHAYSLVHDDLPCMDDDDMRRGRPTVHRAFDVPVATATGLAMVPLAAWAGYRAGRLLGLTPREAGAIVRELMKAAGGGGMIGGQLLDLEAEGRTMGLEELERIHRGKTGALIEVSVRMGAMAARADAERVAALGRYGAAIGLAFQIADDVLDVTATTDQLGKTAGRDIALNKSTYPALLGIEGAKSRASALVDDALASLRGAGIASPALEALARYAIERRS, from the coding sequence GTGATGCAGGCCATCGCCGCCCAACGGTCGGCGATCGATGCGGCGCTGGTGCGCCTCTGCGACGAGACGACCGGCGCCTTCACGCCGCGCGTGGCCGAGGCCGTGCGCTACTCGCTGTTAGGCGAGGGGAAGCGCCTGCGCGGCTTCCTCGTGATCCACGGCTACCAGGCGTGTGGCGGAGGCGGGGATGTCACGGCCCTCGCCGCGGCGGTCGAGGTGGTGCACGCCTACTCGCTCGTACACGACGACCTCCCCTGCATGGACGACGATGACATGCGGCGCGGGCGGCCGACGGTGCATCGCGCCTTCGACGTCCCGGTCGCGACTGCGACGGGGTTGGCCATGGTCCCGCTAGCCGCGTGGGCCGGCTATCGTGCCGGGCGCCTTCTCGGGCTCACCCCTCGCGAGGCGGGCGCCATCGTGCGCGAGCTCATGAAGGCGGCCGGTGGCGGCGGAATGATCGGCGGCCAACTGCTCGACCTGGAGGCCGAGGGGCGCACGATGGGGCTCGAGGAACTCGAGCGCATTCACCGGGGCAAGACGGGGGCGCTCATCGAGGTCTCGGTGCGCATGGGAGCGATGGCCGCGCGCGCCGACGCCGAGCGTGTGGCGGCGCTGGGGCGCTACGGCGCGGCCATCGGACTCGCCTTCCAGATCGCCGACGACGTCCTGGACGTCACGGCGACGACCGACCAGCTCGGGAAGACCGCGGGGCGCGACATCGCGCTCAACAAGAGCACGTACCCCGCGCTGCTGGGCATCGAGGGAGCGAAGTCTCGTGCCTCCGCGTTGGTCGACGACGCCCTCGCGTCGCTGCGTGGAGCGGGGATCGCCTCGCCCGCGCTGGAAGCGCTCGCGCGCTACGCGATCGAGCGTCGCTCGTGA
- a CDS encoding 1-deoxy-D-xylulose-5-phosphate synthase, whose translation MSILDRVNSPADLRRLSRDELRTLAAEMRARLIDVCSRTGGHIGAGLGVVELSIALHYVFETPHDQLVWDVGHQGYPHKLLTGRNSRMETLRQEGGLSGFLKRSESEYDAFGAGHAATSISAALGIAAARDLQGDDYKVVAIIGDGSLTSGLAYEALNNAGHSDRDFVVVLNDNEMSIAPNVGAMSRYLTQVQRNPLYNRVRDKIGEFVETHGALNTLVRKWEESVKSFLTPGVLFEELGFRYFGPIDGHDLDVLLDTFELVRQRGGPRLVHVITQKGRGFPAGEHGEKWHALPPGHDPATGKQLKVSTANPAYTAVFGKGLGELMNERADVVAITAAMPSGTGVGGAAKAHPTRVFDVGIAEGHGVTFAAGMATRGVRPVVAIYSSFLQRAYDNVIHDVALQSLPVVFAMDRAGLVGEDGETHMGLYDIAYMLAVPNMIVTAPKDGTELLALLRAGLEQTGGPFCVRYPRDAAPELVPAMSAIQATRHATWEVLRRGTDGVAILAVGTMVQESLAAAEALGAEGIRVTVVNCRYLKPHDEVTLAALLASHKTLLVVEEGTVVNGFGAYLARLVEQQDAGVRVIAHGVPDRIIVSASRTRQLALCGLDATGIAARVRALHESEALAG comes from the coding sequence ATGTCTATCCTCGATCGCGTCAACTCCCCGGCCGACCTGCGGCGCCTCTCGCGCGATGAACTGCGCACGCTGGCGGCGGAGATGCGCGCGCGACTGATCGACGTCTGCTCGCGCACCGGGGGACACATCGGGGCCGGGCTCGGCGTCGTCGAGCTCTCGATCGCGTTGCACTACGTCTTCGAGACGCCGCACGACCAGCTGGTGTGGGACGTCGGGCACCAGGGATACCCGCACAAGCTCCTCACCGGGCGCAACAGCCGGATGGAGACGCTGCGCCAGGAGGGGGGACTCTCGGGCTTCCTCAAGCGGTCGGAGAGCGAGTACGACGCCTTTGGCGCCGGCCACGCGGCCACGTCGATCTCGGCAGCGTTAGGCATCGCGGCCGCACGCGACCTGCAGGGCGACGACTACAAGGTGGTGGCCATCATCGGCGACGGCTCGCTCACCAGCGGGCTCGCCTACGAGGCCCTCAACAACGCCGGGCATTCGGACCGCGACTTCGTGGTCGTCCTCAACGACAACGAGATGTCGATCGCGCCCAACGTCGGGGCGATGTCGCGCTATCTCACGCAGGTGCAACGCAACCCGCTGTACAACCGGGTGCGCGACAAGATCGGCGAGTTCGTCGAGACGCACGGCGCGCTCAACACGCTCGTGCGCAAGTGGGAGGAGAGCGTCAAGTCGTTCCTCACCCCCGGCGTCCTCTTCGAGGAGTTGGGCTTCCGCTACTTTGGCCCCATCGACGGACACGACCTCGACGTCCTGCTGGACACCTTCGAACTGGTGCGCCAGCGCGGCGGGCCCCGCCTCGTGCACGTGATCACGCAGAAGGGGCGCGGCTTCCCCGCCGGCGAGCACGGTGAGAAGTGGCACGCGCTGCCGCCGGGACACGACCCGGCAACCGGCAAGCAGCTCAAGGTGTCAACCGCCAACCCGGCGTACACCGCCGTCTTCGGCAAGGGGCTCGGCGAGCTGATGAACGAGCGCGCCGACGTCGTGGCCATCACCGCCGCGATGCCGAGCGGCACCGGGGTGGGCGGCGCGGCCAAGGCGCACCCCACCCGCGTCTTCGACGTGGGGATCGCTGAGGGGCACGGCGTGACCTTCGCCGCGGGGATGGCGACACGTGGAGTGCGCCCTGTCGTCGCGATCTATTCCTCGTTCCTGCAGCGCGCATACGACAACGTCATCCACGACGTGGCGTTGCAGTCGCTCCCCGTCGTCTTCGCGATGGATCGCGCCGGACTCGTGGGTGAGGACGGTGAGACGCACATGGGGCTGTACGACATCGCCTACATGCTCGCCGTCCCCAACATGATCGTGACCGCCCCCAAGGACGGGACGGAGCTGCTCGCGCTGCTGCGAGCGGGGCTGGAGCAGACCGGGGGACCGTTCTGCGTTCGGTACCCGCGCGACGCGGCCCCCGAACTGGTGCCCGCCATGAGCGCGATTCAGGCCACACGTCACGCGACCTGGGAAGTACTGCGGCGCGGGACCGACGGTGTGGCGATCCTGGCGGTGGGGACGATGGTGCAGGAGTCGCTGGCCGCCGCGGAGGCGTTAGGCGCGGAAGGGATCCGCGTGACGGTCGTCAATTGCCGCTACCTCAAGCCGCATGACGAAGTGACCCTCGCGGCGCTGCTCGCCAGCCACAAGACGTTGCTGGTGGTCGAGGAAGGGACGGTGGTGAACGGCTTCGGCGCGTACCTCGCGCGTCTCGTGGAGCAGCAGGACGCGGGCGTGCGGGTCATCGCGCACGGGGTCCCGGACCGGATCATCGTCTCTGCGTCGCGCACGCGGCAGCTGGCGCTGTGCGGGCTCGACGCGACGGGGATTGCGGCGCGCGTGCGCGCGCTGCACGAGAGCGAGGCGCTCGCCGGGTGA
- a CDS encoding NAD(+)/NADH kinase, with amino-acid sequence MRLGVVGHRGYDDLLPLLGTLQRLAPTLGATLVPEPELAALVPGVPVLQDLGSLDALISLGGDGTLLRAARMLAGREIPILGINLGRLGFLTACGREDVETALRRFVAGDYVSDARMALEAVVSNGGEPEASWHALNDVVLKQGGKARVMRLHIEVNGEAIAQYAADGVVVATPTGSTAYSLSAGGPVVDPALESILLCPISAHSLSIRPLVLPPSAEIVMRVEDDDSDQLVTIDGQIGTTFGSQQRLTVRRAGRVVLLVRFPEMTFFSRMRRKLGWSAGGDPR; translated from the coding sequence ATGCGCCTCGGCGTCGTGGGGCATCGCGGGTACGACGACCTTCTCCCGCTCCTGGGCACCCTGCAGCGTCTGGCCCCCACGCTCGGTGCCACCCTCGTCCCCGAGCCCGAGCTCGCGGCGCTCGTGCCCGGCGTCCCGGTCCTGCAGGACCTGGGATCGCTCGATGCCCTCATCTCGCTCGGGGGCGATGGCACCCTGCTGCGCGCCGCCCGCATGCTCGCCGGCCGCGAGATCCCGATTCTCGGGATCAACCTCGGCCGCCTGGGCTTCCTCACCGCGTGCGGACGCGAGGACGTCGAGACCGCGCTGCGGCGTTTCGTGGCCGGTGACTACGTCTCCGATGCGCGCATGGCGCTCGAGGCGGTCGTCTCCAACGGAGGAGAGCCGGAGGCCAGCTGGCACGCCCTCAACGACGTCGTCCTCAAGCAGGGGGGCAAGGCGCGCGTGATGCGCCTGCACATCGAGGTCAACGGCGAGGCCATCGCGCAGTACGCCGCCGATGGCGTGGTGGTCGCGACCCCGACGGGTTCCACCGCGTACTCGCTCTCGGCGGGGGGGCCGGTCGTCGATCCCGCGCTCGAGTCGATCCTCCTGTGCCCGATCTCTGCCCACTCGCTCTCCATCCGTCCACTCGTCCTGCCGCCGTCGGCGGAGATCGTGATGCGCGTGGAGGATGATGACAGCGATCAATTGGTAACGATCGACGGGCAGATCGGGACAACGTTCGGGAGTCAACAGCGACTCACGGTGCGGCGCGCCGGTCGCGTCGTGCTCCTCGTGCGCTTCCCGGAAATGACCTTCTTCTCGCGCATGCGACGCAAGCTGGGGTGGAGCGCGGGCGGCGACCCCCGGTAG
- the recN gene encoding DNA repair protein RecN, with protein sequence MLTELRIRNVAILESVALPLRPGFNVLSGETGAGKSIIVEALGLLLGERGSADLVRAGADKASVEGVFDAGARPDLLRTLDERGVEVEDGVVVLRREIGSAGRSRAWINGSTVTTATLAEVGRALVNIHGQHESQTLLNPEVQRAVLDAFGGATSQAARVVEAFDAVTAVREQIASLASRRAAAEKRADYLRHVAKELEEARLVAGEEAKLEDEVRRLSHVAELRTHAAHLREAIDGEDESALRLLGAAQRALGSAARLDPALARLQEMLDSAFVQLEELSREVQDYEGALDTDPGRLVELERRRDVVFRLTRKYGGSVESALETLREAREELELVDTAGLDLGTLSQRETELAASLAREAQALSAARVRAARALQRDVDAVFPDLGLADGHLTVSLAARAEVGRSGAEDVEYRVALNVGHEARSLARVASGGELARVMLALKTILARLDGVPTLVFDEVDAGIGGRVGLCVGDTMRRVAEHHQVFAITHLPQIAARAHHHIVVSKGARGGVTTADLRVVDGEARVTEVARMLGGDPESDASRAHARELLESAAHALREAPKKRARGKRAADDSRGE encoded by the coding sequence ATGCTCACCGAACTCCGCATTCGCAACGTGGCCATCCTCGAGTCGGTGGCGCTCCCGCTGCGCCCCGGCTTCAACGTCCTGTCGGGCGAGACCGGGGCGGGGAAGTCGATCATCGTCGAGGCGCTCGGATTGTTGTTAGGCGAGCGGGGGAGCGCCGACCTCGTACGGGCCGGCGCCGACAAGGCGAGCGTCGAGGGGGTGTTCGATGCCGGGGCACGTCCCGACCTGCTCCGTACGCTCGACGAGCGCGGCGTCGAGGTCGAGGATGGCGTCGTCGTCCTGCGGCGCGAGATCGGGAGCGCCGGTCGCAGCCGCGCCTGGATCAACGGGTCGACCGTCACCACGGCGACGCTCGCCGAGGTGGGGCGCGCGCTCGTCAACATCCACGGGCAACACGAGTCGCAGACGCTCCTCAATCCCGAGGTGCAGCGCGCGGTGCTCGATGCCTTCGGCGGCGCCACGTCGCAGGCGGCGCGAGTGGTCGAGGCCTTCGACGCCGTGACCGCCGTGCGCGAGCAGATCGCCTCGCTGGCCTCGCGCCGCGCCGCCGCCGAGAAGCGCGCTGACTACCTCCGGCACGTGGCGAAGGAACTCGAGGAGGCCCGGCTGGTCGCGGGGGAGGAGGCGAAGCTCGAGGACGAGGTGCGCCGCCTGTCGCATGTGGCCGAGTTGCGCACGCACGCCGCGCACCTGCGCGAGGCGATCGACGGCGAAGATGAATCGGCGCTGCGCCTGCTGGGGGCGGCGCAACGCGCGTTAGGCTCTGCGGCGCGCCTCGATCCCGCCCTCGCGCGGCTTCAGGAGATGCTCGACTCGGCCTTCGTGCAGCTCGAGGAACTGTCGCGCGAGGTGCAGGACTACGAAGGGGCGCTCGACACCGACCCCGGTCGCCTCGTCGAGCTCGAACGGCGTCGCGACGTCGTCTTCCGGCTGACGCGCAAGTACGGGGGGAGCGTCGAGTCGGCGCTCGAGACGCTGCGCGAGGCGCGCGAGGAACTCGAGCTCGTCGATACCGCCGGGCTCGACCTCGGGACGCTCAGTCAACGGGAGACGGAGCTGGCCGCGAGCCTCGCGCGCGAGGCGCAGGCGCTCAGCGCCGCCCGGGTGCGCGCCGCCCGCGCGCTGCAGCGCGACGTCGATGCGGTCTTTCCCGACCTGGGGCTCGCCGACGGCCATCTCACGGTCTCGCTCGCGGCACGCGCCGAGGTGGGGCGGAGCGGCGCCGAGGACGTCGAGTATCGCGTCGCGCTCAACGTGGGGCACGAGGCGCGCTCGCTGGCGCGCGTTGCGTCTGGCGGGGAACTCGCCCGTGTGATGCTGGCCCTCAAGACGATCCTCGCGCGGCTCGATGGCGTCCCCACGCTCGTCTTCGACGAGGTCGATGCCGGCATCGGCGGGCGCGTCGGGCTCTGCGTGGGCGACACGATGCGGCGCGTCGCCGAGCACCATCAGGTCTTCGCCATCACGCACCTCCCGCAGATCGCCGCGCGCGCGCACCATCACATCGTGGTGAGCAAGGGAGCGCGCGGCGGCGTCACGACCGCCGACCTCCGCGTGGTGGACGGCGAGGCACGCGTCACCGAGGTCGCGCGCATGCTGGGCGGCGACCCCGAGAGCGATGCCAGTCGCGCGCACGCCCGCGAGCTGCTGGAGAGTGCGGCGCACGCGTTGCGCGAGGCGCCGAAGAAGCGGGCGCGGGGGAAACGGGCGGCCGACGACAGCCGAGGGGAGTGA